One part of the Acetoanaerobium sticklandii genome encodes these proteins:
- a CDS encoding MgtC/SapB family protein translates to MPIDIFIQRLFIAFICGLIIGLERQLRHKMSAVVTNVLVCMGSFLFLSFAMHDSANEQARLASQVISGIGFLGGGVIIRDGFSIRGLNTAATLWCSAALGLLISQGYINYAFVGTAFILGANIFLKPLAIRVEHSKYGNRDTEFNYKIKLQCNDAQEEEVIKSFRSSVENKNITIRGIESRRSDETNHMSIKIYILTFGQNEEDIWKTLNYIHNKYDIYSYSYELEA, encoded by the coding sequence ATTGCTTTCATTTGCGGATTAATTATCGGTTTAGAAAGACAGCTGCGGCACAAGATGTCAGCGGTAGTTACAAATGTTTTAGTCTGTATGGGCTCATTTTTATTTTTATCCTTTGCCATGCATGACTCTGCGAATGAACAAGCGAGATTAGCCTCACAGGTCATATCTGGAATTGGTTTTCTTGGTGGTGGAGTTATAATCAGAGATGGCTTTAGCATTAGAGGATTAAACACTGCTGCCACACTTTGGTGCTCTGCGGCTCTTGGTCTGCTTATCAGCCAGGGGTATATAAACTATGCCTTTGTAGGAACTGCTTTTATTCTAGGTGCTAATATTTTTCTAAAACCTCTTGCGATAAGAGTCGAGCATAGCAAATACGGCAATAGAGATACAGAGTTCAACTATAAAATAAAGCTTCAATGCAATGATGCTCAGGAAGAGGAAGTTATAAAAAGCTTTAGATCCTCTGTTGAAAACAAAAATATTACTATTAGAGGAATAGAAAGCAGACGCTCTGATGAAACAAACCACATGAGCATCAAAATTTATATTCTTACTTTTGGTCAGAATGAAGAAGACATCTGGAAAACATTAAACTATATTCATAATAAATATGATATATATTCATATAGCTATGAATTAGAAGCTTAG
- a CDS encoding TraX family protein produces MLKFIALVVMLIDHIGAKLLPQFFFLRIIGRLSFPIFAYMVATGAKRTRDLDIYISRMLIFAFISQIPFVYSSPSVSMADMSLLELSFKSFLPGVTFFASPAIIGHPGLNIGFTFCFALMAIKFINQAKEYKNDRKNVALSYLGVVAMILVAFFLRTDYMMYGVAMVLVFYNFSIEEKSIYPKLIYILPLLINVSTMIVQSASLLTVPIIKRFKDVAPNMLPRWVYYGFYPAHLLILGIIMRQF; encoded by the coding sequence ATGCTAAAATTCATCGCACTTGTAGTTATGCTAATCGACCATATCGGTGCTAAGTTACTCCCTCAGTTTTTTTTCCTGCGCATTATAGGAAGGTTATCTTTTCCAATATTTGCCTATATGGTTGCAACTGGGGCCAAAAGAACAAGGGATTTAGATATTTATATATCTAGAATGCTCATTTTTGCCTTTATTTCACAAATTCCATTTGTTTACTCGTCACCTTCAGTAAGCATGGCTGATATGTCACTACTTGAGCTTTCATTTAAATCATTTTTGCCTGGGGTTACTTTCTTTGCAAGTCCAGCAATTATAGGTCATCCAGGGCTAAATATCGGATTTACTTTTTGCTTTGCACTTATGGCTATTAAGTTTATAAACCAAGCAAAGGAATATAAAAACGACAGAAAAAATGTAGCTCTTAGTTATCTTGGAGTAGTAGCTATGATATTAGTAGCTTTCTTTTTGAGAACTGACTATATGATGTATGGAGTAGCAATGGTTCTAGTCTTTTATAACTTTTCTATTGAAGAAAAGTCCATCTACCCTAAGCTCATATATATTCTGCCTTTGCTTATTAATGTTTCTACTATGATAGTTCAAAGCGCTTCCTTACTTACGGTTCCAATCATCAAGCGATTTAAGGATGTAGCTCCAAATATGCTCCCAAGATGGGTATATTATGGATTTTATCCTGCTCATCTTTTAATACTTGGAATTATCATGAGACAGTTTTAG
- the htpG gene encoding molecular chaperone HtpG gives MAKKEFKAESKRLLDLMINSIYTHKEIFLRELISNSSDAIDKIYYKALTDENISFSKDDYFIKIEADKDNRILKISDTGIGMTKDELEENLGVIAKSGSFAFKKENEIKDGFDIIGQFGVGFYSAFMVADKVTVISKALGEEKGYKWESTGAEGYTIEDADKAEVGTEIILHIKPNTEDESYDDYLNEYRLRSIVKKYSDFVRYPIKMDMKTSKLKEGSEEEFEEVVEEETLNSMVPLWRKNKSELTKEDYENFYSEKHYGFDKPLKYVHISADGAVRYNAILYIPEKMPFDFYTKEYEKGLELYSSGVMIMNKCSDLLPDYFSFVKGMVDSEDLSLNISRELLQHDRQLKLIAKKIKDKVKSELLSLLKNDRENYEEFFKNFGRQLKYGIYSNYGMEKEVLQDLLMFYSSTEKKMVTLDEYVERMKEDQKYIYYAAGESNDRLDKLPQTELLTDKGYEILYFTDEVDEFAIKMLMSYKEKEFRSVSSKDLGIDMEEENKKTEKIKEENKDLFTFMKEALEGKVTDVRPSVRLKNHPVCLSADGELSIEMEKILSAMPNAEGAKAEKVLELNINHEIFESLKAAFETDKEKLKMYTNLLYNQALLIEGLSITDPVEFTNNICKLMS, from the coding sequence ATGGCAAAAAAGGAATTTAAAGCGGAATCCAAACGTCTGCTTGATTTGATGATTAATTCTATTTACACCCACAAAGAAATATTTTTAAGAGAGTTAATTTCAAACTCTAGCGATGCTATAGACAAGATATACTACAAAGCTCTTACTGATGAAAATATCAGTTTTTCAAAGGATGACTATTTTATCAAAATCGAAGCTGATAAGGATAATAGAATCCTAAAAATCAGTGATACTGGAATTGGTATGACAAAAGATGAGCTAGAGGAAAACCTTGGAGTAATAGCAAAAAGTGGCTCATTTGCATTTAAAAAAGAAAATGAAATTAAAGATGGATTTGATATTATAGGCCAGTTTGGAGTAGGATTTTACTCTGCGTTTATGGTTGCTGACAAAGTAACTGTAATTAGTAAAGCTCTAGGCGAAGAAAAGGGCTACAAATGGGAATCAACTGGAGCAGAAGGCTACACTATAGAAGATGCTGATAAGGCTGAAGTAGGAACTGAAATTATTCTTCATATCAAGCCAAATACAGAAGACGAGAGCTATGACGACTACCTTAATGAATATAGACTTCGCTCTATTGTTAAGAAATATTCTGATTTTGTGAGATATCCTATAAAAATGGATATGAAAACAAGCAAGCTAAAAGAAGGCAGTGAAGAAGAATTTGAAGAGGTAGTAGAAGAAGAAACCCTAAACAGCATGGTGCCACTATGGAGAAAAAATAAAAGTGAGCTTACTAAAGAAGACTACGAAAACTTTTACTCAGAAAAGCATTATGGATTTGATAAGCCTCTAAAGTACGTTCATATCAGTGCTGATGGAGCTGTGAGATATAACGCTATACTATATATCCCAGAAAAAATGCCATTTGATTTTTACACCAAGGAATATGAAAAAGGTTTGGAGCTATATTCTAGTGGAGTAATGATAATGAATAAATGCTCTGATCTTCTTCCAGATTACTTTAGCTTTGTAAAAGGGATGGTTGATTCTGAGGATTTATCTCTAAATATCTCTAGAGAGCTTTTACAGCATGATAGACAGCTTAAGCTAATAGCTAAGAAAATCAAAGATAAAGTAAAAAGTGAGCTACTTAGCCTACTTAAAAACGACAGAGAAAACTATGAAGAGTTTTTCAAAAACTTTGGAAGACAATTAAAATATGGAATCTACAGCAACTATGGAATGGAAAAAGAAGTACTTCAAGATTTGCTTATGTTCTACTCTTCTACTGAAAAGAAAATGGTTACGCTTGATGAGTATGTAGAGCGTATGAAAGAAGATCAAAAATACATCTACTACGCAGCAGGAGAATCAAACGATAGACTTGACAAGCTTCCTCAGACTGAGCTTCTTACCGATAAAGGCTATGAAATTCTTTACTTTACAGATGAGGTTGATGAATTTGCAATCAAGATGCTAATGTCATATAAAGAAAAAGAGTTTAGATCTGTATCTAGCAAGGATTTAGGAATAGATATGGAAGAAGAAAATAAAAAGACAGAGAAAATAAAAGAAGAAAATAAAGACCTGTTTACATTTATGAAAGAAGCTCTAGAAGGAAAAGTTACTGATGTTAGACCGTCTGTAAGATTAAAAAACCATCCAGTTTGTCTATCTGCTGATGGAGAGTTAAGCATTGAGATGGAAAAAATCTTAAGCGCTATGCCAAATGCTGAAGGAGCAAAGGCTGAAAAAGTATTAGAATTAAATATAAATCACGAAATATTCGAGAGCTTAAAGGCTGCTTTTGAAACTGATAAAGAAAAACTTAAAATGTATACAAACCTTCTTTACAATCAAGCTCTATTAATTGAGGGGCTAAGCATAACAGATCCTGTAGAGTTTACAAACAATATCTGTAAGCTAATGTCATAA
- the trpA gene encoding tryptophan synthase subunit alpha: MNNIERVFKNKKAFIPFITCADPNLETTREIIFELVKNGADIIELGIPFSDPTAEGEVIQSANTRALLNGVTTDEILDFVQEVKKNLSTVLVFMTYANVIFSYGAEKFIKRCSEIGIEGIIVPDLPYEEKNEFYPFCKKYEVNLISMIAPTSEDRISMIAKEAEGFLYIVSSMGVTGERTNITTDLEKIINIAKLNKDIPCAVGFGISTPSQVSKILEIADGVIVGSAIVKIIEKHSINSAKYVGEFVKQMKSEIK, from the coding sequence ATGAATAATATAGAAAGAGTATTTAAAAATAAAAAGGCATTTATACCATTTATAACTTGTGCAGACCCGAATCTTGAAACTACAAGAGAGATAATCTTTGAGCTAGTTAAAAATGGAGCAGATATAATAGAACTTGGAATTCCTTTTTCTGACCCTACAGCAGAAGGGGAGGTTATTCAATCTGCAAATACAAGAGCGCTGCTAAATGGAGTAACGACTGATGAAATATTAGATTTTGTACAAGAGGTTAAAAAGAATCTTTCGACAGTACTTGTATTTATGACATATGCTAATGTTATATTTTCATACGGGGCAGAAAAGTTTATAAAAAGATGTTCTGAAATAGGAATTGAGGGAATAATTGTACCAGATCTTCCTTACGAAGAAAAAAATGAATTCTATCCTTTTTGTAAAAAATATGAAGTTAACCTTATTTCAATGATAGCACCAACTTCTGAAGATAGGATATCGATGATAGCCAAAGAAGCAGAAGGCTTTTTATATATAGTTTCTTCCATGGGAGTTACTGGAGAAAGAACCAACATAACAACTGATTTGGAAAAAATTATTAATATAGCAAAATTAAACAAAGATATTCCGTGTGCAGTTGGGTTTGGGATATCAACTCCATCCCAGGTGTCAAAAATATTAGAAATTGCAGATGGAGTTATTGTTGGAAGTGCAATTGTTAAAATAATAGAAAAGCATTCTATAAATTCGGCCAAATATGTAGGAGAATTTGTTAAGCAAATGAAATCAGAGATAAAATGA
- the trpB gene encoding tryptophan synthase subunit beta, with amino-acid sequence MIKSNGRFGIHGGQYIPETLMNAINELEKAYNYYKEDEDFNKELTVLLNEYAGRPSRLYYAKKMTEDLGGAKIYLKREDLNHTGAHKINNVLGQALLAKKMGKKRIIAETGAGQHGVASATAAALMGMKCVVFMGEEDTNRQALNVYKMKLLGAEVVSVKSGTKTLKDAVSEAMREWVSNIEDTHYCLGSVMGPHPFPVIVRDFQAIISKEIKYQIIEKESRLPDAVIACVGGGSNAIGAFYDFIQDKDVALIGCEAAGLGIDKIETAATINTGKIGIFHGMKSYFCQNEYGQIAPVYSISAGLDYPGIGPEHAYLSDIKRVKYVAITDDEAVDAFEYLSKIEGIIPAIESSHAIAHAMKIVPNMDKDKIVVINLSGRGDKDCISIAKYRGENISE; translated from the coding sequence ATGATTAAATCAAATGGAAGATTTGGAATTCATGGGGGACAATATATACCTGAAACTTTAATGAATGCTATAAATGAACTTGAAAAAGCATATAATTATTACAAAGAAGATGAAGATTTCAATAAAGAACTAACAGTTCTATTAAATGAATATGCAGGAAGGCCAAGTAGATTATATTATGCAAAAAAAATGACAGAAGATTTGGGAGGAGCCAAGATTTATCTAAAAAGAGAAGATTTAAATCATACAGGGGCTCATAAAATAAATAATGTTTTAGGACAAGCACTTCTTGCCAAAAAAATGGGAAAAAAAAGAATTATTGCTGAAACTGGTGCAGGTCAGCATGGAGTCGCATCTGCAACTGCTGCGGCTCTTATGGGGATGAAGTGCGTTGTGTTTATGGGAGAAGAAGATACAAATAGGCAGGCGCTAAATGTTTATAAAATGAAACTCCTAGGAGCAGAAGTTGTAAGCGTAAAATCAGGGACAAAGACACTTAAAGATGCTGTATCAGAAGCGATGAGGGAGTGGGTAAGTAATATAGAGGATACTCATTATTGTCTAGGCTCAGTAATGGGACCACATCCGTTTCCTGTAATTGTAAGAGATTTTCAAGCAATAATATCAAAAGAAATAAAATATCAAATAATTGAAAAAGAATCAAGGCTTCCAGATGCAGTTATAGCCTGCGTTGGAGGAGGGAGTAATGCTATAGGTGCATTTTATGATTTTATTCAAGACAAAGATGTAGCACTAATTGGTTGTGAAGCAGCAGGACTTGGAATAGATAAAATTGAAACAGCAGCAACTATAAATACAGGTAAAATAGGGATATTTCATGGAATGAAATCATATTTTTGTCAAAATGAGTATGGACAGATTGCACCAGTATATTCAATTTCTGCTGGACTTGATTATCCAGGAATAGGACCAGAGCATGCATATTTAAGTGATATAAAAAGAGTGAAGTATGTAGCAATCACAGATGATGAAGCGGTAGATGCTTTTGAATATCTTTCTAAAATAGAAGGAATAATACCTGCGATAGAATCTTCACATGCAATAGCGCATGCAATGAAAATTGTGCCAAATATGGATAAAGATAAGATAGTAGTAATAAATCTATCTGGTAGAGGAGATAAAGACTGTATTTCAATTGCAAAATATAGAGGGGAGAATATTTCTGAATGA
- the aroF gene encoding 3-deoxy-7-phosphoheptulonate synthase — protein sequence MKFIHSRENNAPYTVINVGDIKIGGGNFTVISGPCSIETREQMNLIAKSVKKSGAKILRGGAFKPRTSPYSFQGLGEEALLFLIETKERCNIPVITEIMNQTQLNLFDKVDIIQVGARNMQNFDLLKAVGKTNKPVLLKRGMANTIEELLMSAEYIMSEGNKNVILCERGIRTFEKASRNTLDLSAVAILKEKTHLPVFVDPSHASGINFLVAPLSKAAIAVGADGLMIETHNNPQAALCDGEQSLDLNEFEELMKDVKKRVEFEGMIL from the coding sequence ATGAAATTTATACATAGTAGGGAAAATAATGCACCATATACTGTTATAAATGTTGGTGATATAAAGATTGGAGGAGGAAATTTTACAGTAATATCAGGCCCATGTTCTATTGAAACAAGAGAACAAATGAACTTAATTGCAAAATCAGTAAAAAAAAGTGGAGCTAAAATTTTAAGAGGAGGAGCATTTAAGCCTAGAACATCTCCATATTCATTTCAAGGTTTAGGAGAAGAAGCTTTATTGTTTCTCATAGAAACAAAAGAACGATGCAATATTCCAGTGATAACAGAAATTATGAACCAAACTCAGCTGAATTTATTTGACAAAGTAGACATAATACAAGTAGGAGCTAGGAATATGCAAAACTTTGATCTTTTAAAAGCTGTAGGAAAAACTAATAAACCTGTATTGCTTAAAAGAGGTATGGCAAATACTATTGAGGAATTACTTATGAGTGCAGAATACATTATGTCAGAGGGAAACAAAAATGTAATACTTTGTGAAAGGGGAATTAGAACTTTTGAGAAGGCTTCAAGAAACACTCTTGATCTTTCTGCTGTAGCTATACTTAAGGAAAAAACACATCTACCTGTTTTTGTAGATCCAAGTCATGCATCTGGAATAAATTTTTTAGTTGCTCCGTTGTCAAAAGCAGCAATTGCTGTAGGTGCAGATGGATTAATGATAGAAACTCATAATAACCCTCAAGCAGCGCTTTGTGATGGAGAGCAATCGCTTGATTTAAATGAATTCGAAGAACTTATGAAAGATGTAAAGAAAAGAGTTGAATTTGAAGGTATGATTTTATGA
- a CDS encoding phosphoribosylanthranilate isomerase — MSNLKIKICGLKHNEDIEYVNSVDIDYVGFVFVEKSSRFITAIKAKELKNKLSPTIKAVGVFVDKPIEYIVELANNNIIDMIQLHGNENEKYILDLKKITDKSIIKAFQVNSSEDLIKAEKSSADYILLDGGSGGSGICIDWSIIYELDRPFFLAGGLNADNVARAVSIVNPYAVDVSSGVEVDSKKDLDEIKKFVIAARR; from the coding sequence ATGAGCAATTTAAAAATTAAAATATGTGGCTTGAAACATAATGAAGATATTGAATATGTAAATTCCGTAGATATTGATTATGTAGGATTTGTTTTTGTAGAAAAAAGCTCTCGTTTTATTACAGCAATTAAAGCCAAAGAATTAAAAAACAAGCTATCACCAACCATAAAAGCTGTAGGAGTTTTTGTTGATAAGCCTATCGAATATATTGTAGAACTAGCAAATAATAATATCATAGATATGATTCAGTTACATGGAAATGAAAATGAAAAGTATATTCTAGATTTAAAAAAAATCACAGATAAATCTATAATAAAGGCTTTTCAAGTTAATTCAAGTGAAGATTTAATAAAAGCAGAAAAATCATCAGCAGATTATATTCTTCTCGATGGTGGAAGTGGTGGAAGTGGTATTTGTATTGATTGGTCTATAATATATGAACTTGATAGACCATTTTTTTTAGCAGGAGGCTTAAATGCTGATAATGTAGCTAGAGCAGTAAGTATAGTTAACCCATATGCAGTTGATGTAAGCTCTGGAGTAGAAGTTGACTCAAAAAAAGACTTAGATGAAATAAAAAAATTTGTTATAGCTGCAAGGAGGTAA
- the trpC gene encoding indole-3-glycerol phosphate synthase TrpC: MNNILKEIVGYTKFRIDEEKMKISLEKTIELAFSIQTESNFRFENALKTKEISLICECKKASPSMGIIDYNYNYINIAREYEASGASCISVLTEPKWFMGSDDHLVDVVKNVSIPCIRKDFIVDEYMIYQSKIIGASAVLLICSVLDKDSLRRYLRICQDLGLSALVEVHTENEIDIALEVGARIIGVNNRNLKDFSVDIRTSERLRKVVPSDVLFVSESGIKTESDVRRLIEIGVDAMLIGEAFMKSDNKSKLIDSWRGKK; the protein is encoded by the coding sequence ATGAATAATATACTAAAAGAAATAGTGGGCTATACAAAATTTAGAATAGATGAAGAAAAGATGAAGATTTCGCTTGAAAAAACCATAGAGTTAGCGTTTTCTATTCAAACTGAATCAAATTTTAGATTTGAGAATGCGCTTAAAACTAAAGAAATCTCCCTTATATGTGAATGCAAAAAAGCTTCACCATCTATGGGAATAATAGATTACAACTATAATTATATAAATATTGCAAGAGAGTATGAGGCTTCAGGTGCATCATGTATATCAGTATTAACTGAACCAAAATGGTTTATGGGAAGTGATGATCATTTAGTGGATGTTGTAAAAAATGTTTCCATTCCATGCATAAGAAAAGATTTTATAGTAGATGAATATATGATTTATCAATCTAAAATTATAGGTGCTTCTGCAGTTTTGTTAATATGTTCTGTTTTAGATAAGGATAGTCTAAGAAGATACTTAAGAATATGTCAAGATTTAGGATTATCAGCACTAGTAGAAGTTCATACTGAAAATGAGATTGATATTGCACTCGAAGTAGGTGCTAGAATTATAGGAGTAAACAATAGAAACCTTAAGGATTTTTCAGTTGACATAAGAACTAGTGAAAGATTAAGAAAAGTTGTTCCTAGTGACGTGCTCTTTGTTTCTGAAAGTGGAATAAAAACAGAAAGTGATGTTAGAAGGCTAATAGAGATAGGCGTAGATGCAATGTTGATAGGAGAAGCATTTATGAAGTCGGATAATAAGTCCAAATTAATAGATAGCTGGAGAGGGAAAAAATGA